A genomic window from Sulfurospirillum multivorans DSM 12446 includes:
- a CDS encoding phosphoadenylyl-sulfate reductase, producing the protein MSQAYDIKIAEAINTLKELIGDKALNVTLAFSHQSEDAINISLAQKAGIDFDVFTLETHKLFDESLAYEKEIEAFFGVEIKRFSANDEQIKDLEAKVGEFGIFDDIDLRKECCHVRKLIPLARALKGYHGWISGIRIAQSITRSDTKLVEFDGKFELLKFNPLTHFSDEDVERYMTEFAIPQNSLYAKGFKSIGCKPCTRAISEGEDIRAGRWWWENPEHKECGLHLHKEK; encoded by the coding sequence ATGAGCCAAGCATACGACATTAAGATCGCAGAAGCGATCAACACTTTAAAAGAACTTATCGGAGATAAAGCGCTTAATGTTACGTTGGCATTTAGCCATCAAAGTGAAGATGCCATCAATATCTCTCTAGCGCAAAAAGCGGGCATTGATTTTGATGTTTTTACGCTTGAAACCCACAAACTTTTTGATGAATCCTTAGCGTATGAAAAAGAGATCGAAGCTTTTTTTGGCGTAGAGATCAAACGCTTTAGCGCAAATGATGAACAGATCAAGGATTTGGAAGCAAAGGTCGGAGAATTTGGCATCTTTGATGACATTGATCTCCGCAAAGAGTGTTGTCATGTACGCAAACTCATTCCTTTGGCGCGTGCGCTTAAGGGTTACCACGGCTGGATCAGCGGTATTCGCATCGCGCAGTCAATTACGAGAAGCGACACAAAACTGGTAGAATTTGATGGTAAGTTTGAACTCTTAAAGTTCAACCCCCTCACCCATTTTAGTGATGAGGACGTCGAGCGTTATATGACTGAATTTGCCATTCCTCAAAACAGTTTATACGCTAAAGGCTTTAAAAGCATCGGCTGTAAGCCCTGTACACGCGCCATTTCTGAGGGTGAAGATATACGAGCGGGTCGATGGTGGTGGGAGAATCCCGAACATAAAGAGTGCGGATTGCATCTGCATAAGGAGAAGTAA
- a CDS encoding ABC transporter ATP-binding protein produces MKPIVSIENLHKRFCKGSVCVANDISFSINEGEIFTILGRSGSGKTTLLRMLSGLENPDSGTIWIGDKVVYDAKTNLPPNQREIAIVFQNYALLPHLSIAQNIAFGSKASQEELLHVMEKTKIEALASKYPHEISGGQQQRVALARAILDKPKILLLDEPLSNIDTELRAILRAELKEMIKLFGITALFITHDKEDAFYLSDRIAIMDGGDILQIGTPKEVYNHPSSLYCANFLGKINALPQSLGFGEAYCRLDALRLSPDFTRKARIKEIVFYGNFYEIILDFEGVMLSAYSFDVTLREGDVIGFEVDESKLITFA; encoded by the coding sequence ATGAAACCTATCGTTAGCATCGAAAATTTACACAAACGTTTTTGCAAAGGAAGCGTTTGTGTTGCCAATGACATTAGCTTTTCCATCAACGAAGGTGAAATTTTTACCATTTTAGGCAGAAGCGGCAGTGGAAAAACAACGCTTTTACGTATGCTCTCCGGTCTTGAAAATCCTGACAGTGGAACAATTTGGATTGGCGATAAGGTCGTCTATGATGCCAAAACCAATCTTCCTCCCAATCAGCGAGAGATCGCCATTGTCTTCCAAAACTACGCGCTTTTACCCCATCTGAGCATCGCTCAAAACATCGCTTTTGGAAGCAAAGCGAGCCAAGAAGAGCTTTTACATGTAATGGAAAAAACCAAGATAGAAGCACTTGCTTCCAAGTACCCTCATGAGATCAGCGGTGGTCAGCAGCAGCGTGTTGCATTGGCGCGTGCTATCTTGGATAAGCCTAAGATTTTGCTGCTTGATGAACCCCTGAGCAACATCGACACGGAACTGAGAGCCATTTTAAGGGCAGAGCTTAAAGAGATGATCAAACTCTTTGGCATCACAGCCCTTTTCATCACGCACGACAAAGAAGATGCGTTTTACCTGTCCGATCGCATTGCCATTATGGATGGTGGTGACATCTTGCAAATCGGCACACCCAAAGAGGTTTACAATCACCCGAGTTCTCTCTACTGCGCCAATTTTTTAGGCAAAATCAACGCATTGCCCCAAAGTTTAGGTTTTGGTGAGGCGTATTGTCGTTTAGATGCGTTGCGTTTAAGCCCAGATTTTACGCGTAAGGCACGCATAAAAGAGATTGTTTTTTACGGAAATTTTTATGAAATTATTTTGGATTTTGAAGGGGTGATGCTGAGTGCATACAGTTTTGATGTCACCTTAAGAGAGGGTGATGTGATAGGTTTTGAGGTTGATGAAAGTAAGCTCATTACATTTGCTTAG
- a CDS encoding ABC transporter permease, whose translation MQKFKYLLAPLLGLVISLPIVSLVIYFIAQNDFRVTSINLSELLLYTKNTAFVLFGTAFLVLLLGISTAFMSARFEYVGSRFFSLIFVLPLAFPAYILGYSYVGFFEFHGILATLLSQPKVKLDILNIYGVTAILSFAMFPYVFILARVSFASISSTVVELVSLKQLSFCKAFFTVYLPLAYPAIFAGLVLAMMEVLSDYGTVAYFGVDTFSVGIFKSWFGYGNLNEAINLAIIMLLMVFSMMLAESRLRAKFRFISVTHSSQKAPKVKLRGFQNGIAFGLSMLISTLTLFIPTGVLLYWFYLDFGTLDWSSLTYLYCTLSLNVLSSFIIIALAFGMVYASRFYPSKLGVMSHKLSILGYSIPGAIIGIGILLFTNFIDQSFGKVVLGGSFFALIFAYLSRYFAASIGSVENGFSKIDKSIDDATIVFGTSEWGRIFKVYLPLMRPYLLSGFLILYIDLAKELPATLLLRPFNYDTIAIRIYELASNEILYKSAFPSLLLVVTTAIAVLLLNSKFVRGRR comes from the coding sequence ATGCAAAAGTTTAAATATTTACTAGCCCCTCTTTTGGGGCTGGTAATCTCTCTTCCCATTGTTTCGCTTGTCATCTACTTTATCGCACAAAATGATTTTAGGGTGACTTCGATCAACCTATCAGAGCTTCTACTTTACACAAAAAATACGGCTTTTGTTCTCTTCGGAACAGCATTTTTAGTGCTTCTTTTAGGCATCAGTACAGCGTTTATGAGTGCGCGTTTTGAGTATGTTGGAAGTCGTTTTTTTAGCCTCATTTTTGTACTCCCTTTAGCCTTTCCCGCCTACATCTTAGGCTACAGTTATGTGGGATTTTTTGAGTTTCATGGCATCTTAGCAACGCTTCTCTCCCAGCCCAAAGTTAAACTTGACATCTTAAATATTTACGGCGTTACGGCTATTCTCTCTTTTGCGATGTTTCCGTATGTCTTCATTTTGGCACGTGTCTCATTTGCCTCCATCTCTTCAACGGTGGTTGAACTGGTTTCACTCAAACAGCTCTCCTTTTGCAAAGCCTTTTTCACGGTCTATCTGCCTTTGGCATACCCTGCCATTTTTGCGGGGCTTGTGCTTGCCATGATGGAAGTTTTGAGTGACTACGGAACAGTGGCGTACTTTGGTGTCGATACCTTTAGTGTGGGTATTTTTAAGAGTTGGTTTGGCTATGGCAATCTAAATGAGGCGATTAACCTTGCGATTATTATGCTCCTTATGGTTTTTAGCATGATGCTTGCAGAATCTCGATTAAGAGCCAAATTTCGTTTTATCAGCGTCACCCACAGCAGTCAAAAAGCGCCTAAAGTAAAACTAAGAGGCTTTCAAAATGGCATCGCTTTTGGACTCTCGATGCTCATAAGCACTTTGACACTTTTCATCCCAACGGGCGTGCTTCTGTACTGGTTTTATCTCGATTTTGGCACACTGGATTGGAGTTCTTTAACCTATCTTTACTGCACACTGAGTCTCAATGTTCTCTCCTCCTTCATCATCATCGCTTTAGCGTTTGGAATGGTCTATGCTTCGCGTTTTTACCCAAGCAAGTTAGGAGTGATGAGTCATAAACTCTCCATTCTGGGTTACTCAATTCCTGGTGCTATCATCGGTATAGGTATTTTACTTTTTACCAATTTTATCGACCAAAGTTTTGGTAAAGTCGTACTGGGAGGCTCATTTTTTGCGTTGATATTTGCGTATTTGAGCCGTTATTTTGCCGCAAGTATTGGCTCGGTTGAAAATGGTTTTAGCAAGATAGACAAAAGCATTGATGATGCAACCATTGTCTTTGGAACGAGCGAATGGGGGCGTATTTTTAAAGTCTATTTACCACTGATGCGACCTTATTTGCTCAGTGGTTTTTTGATTCTTTACATCGACCTTGCCAAAGAGCTTCCAGCGACCTTGCTTTTAAGACCGTTTAATTATGACACCATTGCCATTCGCATTTACGAGTTAGCCAGCAACGAAATACTCTATAAAAGTGCCTTTCCATCGCTCTTATTGGTGGTGACAACTGCCATTGCGGTCTTATTACTCAATTCAAAATTTGTACGAGGTAGAAGATGA
- a CDS encoding sensor histidine kinase, which produces MVIALSAYEKRSLARFLLIYLGSIYAFICLLAWMFYTIEIKNLHENYALKMRATASNIAHKIVTAHMMEDDTLQKCLAGKPAEQCFGLEKEYQLGLFGENNTPLHVSFSEPVDFTKTFYFANDSFYARDESSQEHLGIHTIVLKYAHISSAINALRWHVLLYLSLSLAFATVLGYVLAKQFLKPIQEEIHHLDTFIKDSTHELNTPITAILMSIGTLKNVDEKKLKRIELSAKRIATLYGNLSYMLLHDKQNEDKSDVDVKKLIAQRLEYFADLMASKQIDLSLKLEEKSLHVNEESLIKLIDNLLSNAIKYNRLGGTIEVSLNAEKLSVKDNGIGIASSKLGDITKRYKRANSDKGGFGIGLDIANSICKTNDFRLEISSIEGEGSTFSVFF; this is translated from the coding sequence TTGGTTATCGCTTTAAGTGCCTATGAAAAACGCTCGCTTGCGAGGTTTTTACTCATCTACCTTGGTTCTATTTACGCGTTCATCTGCCTGCTCGCGTGGATGTTTTACACCATCGAGATCAAAAATCTACACGAAAACTATGCCCTAAAAATGCGCGCAACGGCGTCTAACATCGCGCACAAAATCGTCACCGCGCACATGATGGAAGATGACACGCTTCAAAAATGCCTCGCAGGAAAGCCTGCTGAACAGTGCTTTGGCTTAGAAAAAGAGTACCAACTCGGACTTTTTGGAGAAAACAACACACCTTTACATGTAAGCTTTTCGGAACCTGTGGATTTTACCAAAACGTTTTACTTTGCCAATGACAGTTTTTACGCGCGCGATGAGAGCAGTCAAGAACATCTGGGCATTCACACCATCGTGCTCAAATACGCGCATATCTCCAGTGCGATCAACGCGCTTCGTTGGCACGTTTTGCTCTATTTGTCACTTAGCCTCGCGTTTGCAACGGTTTTAGGCTACGTGCTTGCTAAGCAATTTCTTAAACCCATTCAAGAAGAGATCCACCATCTGGACACCTTCATCAAAGACTCGACACATGAGCTGAACACGCCCATTACGGCAATTTTGATGAGCATCGGAACGCTTAAAAATGTGGATGAGAAGAAGCTCAAGCGCATTGAACTGAGCGCCAAACGCATCGCAACACTCTATGGCAACCTCAGCTACATGCTTTTGCATGACAAACAAAATGAAGACAAAAGCGATGTCGATGTGAAAAAGCTTATCGCCCAGAGGCTCGAATATTTTGCGGATTTAATGGCAAGTAAACAGATCGACTTAAGTCTAAAGCTGGAAGAAAAATCTTTACATGTAAACGAAGAGAGCCTTATCAAACTCATCGACAACCTGCTTTCTAACGCGATCAAATACAACCGTTTGGGCGGAACCATCGAAGTTTCATTGAACGCTGAAAAGCTGAGTGTTAAAGACAATGGCATCGGCATAGCAAGCTCTAAACTAGGCGACATCACCAAACGCTATAAACGCGCCAATAGCGATAAAGGCGGCTTTGGCATCGGTTTGGACATCGCGAATAGCATTTGTAAAACGAATGATTTCAGGCTTGAAATTAGCTCCATCGAAGGCGAAGGCTCTACGTTTAGCGTCTTTTTCTAA
- the cysD gene encoding sulfate adenylyltransferase subunit CysD, producing MDHLDRLEAQSIYILREAYRSFPNLAMLWSIGKDSTVLLWLTRKAFFGHVPYPLVHIDTAFKIPEMIKYRDEIAIQWDLNLVVGQNKEALAKGETFVNGLDRLSCCKKLKSDALKNTLDGTWARRKWNPYKKVWEDELNGAPYTGVIVGVRADEEGSRSKERVFSARDEKSEWDASTQPPELWNQYKTDFAPGTHVRIHPLLEWTELNIWEYIERENIPIINLYFDQGNGKRYRSLGCFPCTAPVDSQARNPKEIIEELTSGKFKDIAERSGRAQDKDGGGTLERLRKEGYM from the coding sequence ATGGATCATTTAGACAGACTCGAAGCCCAGAGTATCTATATTTTGCGAGAAGCATACAGAAGCTTCCCAAACCTTGCCATGCTTTGGAGCATCGGTAAAGATAGCACCGTACTCTTGTGGCTCACACGAAAAGCATTTTTTGGGCATGTTCCTTACCCGTTGGTACACATCGACACGGCGTTTAAAATTCCTGAGATGATCAAATACCGCGATGAAATCGCGATTCAATGGGACTTAAACTTAGTCGTTGGACAAAACAAAGAAGCGCTTGCAAAGGGTGAAACGTTTGTCAATGGACTTGATCGCCTCAGCTGCTGTAAAAAGCTCAAAAGCGACGCGCTCAAAAATACGCTTGATGGAACATGGGCACGCCGTAAATGGAATCCTTACAAAAAAGTATGGGAAGATGAATTGAACGGAGCGCCTTATACGGGTGTGATCGTCGGCGTTAGGGCGGATGAAGAAGGCAGTCGTTCCAAAGAACGCGTTTTCTCAGCACGTGATGAAAAGAGCGAATGGGATGCCAGTACCCAACCACCAGAACTGTGGAATCAGTACAAAACCGATTTTGCACCCGGAACGCATGTGCGCATTCACCCACTTTTGGAGTGGACGGAGCTGAACATTTGGGAGTATATCGAGAGGGAAAATATTCCTATTATCAACCTCTATTTTGATCAAGGTAATGGCAAACGATACCGTTCTTTAGGATGTTTTCCATGTACGGCACCTGTCGATTCACAGGCTCGTAATCCAAAAGAGATCATCGAAGAGCTAACCTCTGGTAAGTTTAAAGACATCGCGGAACGTTCAGGCCGAGCGCAAGATAAAGACGGTGGTGGCACACTCGAGCGACTTAGAAAAGAAGGATATATGTAA
- the thiS gene encoding sulfur carrier protein ThiS: MKLTINGDVKEIKDGIVLSELLVIEDVEQPDMVSVQLNDEFLIKDTYATTTLKEGDEINFLYFMGGGA; this comes from the coding sequence ATGAAATTAACCATTAACGGCGACGTAAAAGAGATTAAGGACGGAATCGTTCTTTCAGAATTATTGGTCATCGAAGATGTTGAACAACCTGATATGGTCTCCGTCCAACTCAATGACGAATTTTTAATCAAAGATACCTATGCAACAACAACGCTTAAAGAGGGCGATGAGATCAACTTTTTATACTTCATGGGAGGTGGTGCGTGA
- a CDS encoding Fe(3+) ABC transporter substrate-binding protein — translation MSISSNILKAFLGLSIASSFALASEINVYSHRHYDSDKLLFAAFEKKSGIKVNVITAKAEELVSKLKIEGANSPADMLITSDIGNLYEAKVEGLLQKIDSKTLSANIPAHLRDSDNEWFGLTKRARIFVYNPEKISEKELGSYLDLSDPKFKGKILTRSSSAAYNKSLLASIIANHGEAKALEFAKGLVANFARDPKGNDRDQIKAVASGEGDLAIVNTYYLGIMLNSKDPKDVEIARSVKLFFPAQKAEGTHINISGAGVTKYAKNKENAIKLIEFLSSVEAQTLFAEANHEYPANPAVKASGTVATFGTFKEDTLPLAEVGKYTKKAVEIATKANWR, via the coding sequence ATGAGTATTTCCTCCAACATCTTAAAAGCATTTTTAGGGCTTAGCATTGCATCGAGCTTTGCACTGGCAAGTGAAATCAATGTCTATTCACACAGACATTACGACAGTGATAAACTGCTCTTTGCCGCGTTTGAAAAAAAGAGTGGCATTAAAGTTAATGTTATTACTGCCAAAGCAGAAGAGCTTGTTTCAAAGCTCAAAATTGAGGGTGCTAATTCACCTGCTGATATGTTAATTACCTCGGATATTGGCAATTTATACGAAGCAAAAGTGGAAGGATTGCTTCAAAAAATTGACTCTAAAACGTTAAGCGCAAATATTCCTGCGCACTTAAGAGATAGTGACAATGAATGGTTTGGTTTGACAAAACGTGCGCGTATATTTGTTTACAATCCAGAGAAAATCTCTGAAAAAGAGCTGGGAAGTTACCTTGATCTAAGCGATCCAAAGTTTAAAGGTAAGATTCTTACCCGTAGCTCATCTGCAGCGTACAATAAATCGCTTTTAGCGTCTATCATCGCGAATCACGGTGAAGCCAAAGCGTTGGAATTTGCTAAAGGATTAGTGGCAAATTTTGCGAGAGATCCAAAAGGAAATGATAGAGACCAAATCAAAGCAGTGGCAAGTGGGGAGGGTGACTTAGCGATTGTCAATACCTATTATTTAGGCATAATGCTTAACAGCAAAGATCCCAAAGACGTTGAAATCGCTAGAAGTGTCAAGCTCTTTTTCCCTGCACAAAAAGCGGAGGGAACGCACATCAACATCAGTGGTGCAGGTGTAACAAAGTATGCTAAGAACAAAGAGAATGCGATTAAATTGATCGAGTTTTTAAGTAGCGTTGAGGCACAAACCCTCTTTGCCGAAGCTAACCACGAGTATCCAGCGAACCCTGCTGTAAAAGCTTCTGGAACGGTTGCAACGTTTGGTACCTTTAAAGAAGATACATTACCTCTAGCAGAAGTAGGGAAATACACCAAAAAAGCGGTTGAAATCGCAACAAAGGCAAACTGGAGATAA
- a CDS encoding M67 family metallopeptidase, with amino-acid sequence MIKIPQSVYDEIVAHALKDAPIEACGYLAGINGEVKYAIPMKNTDASNEHFSFDPQEQFDAFKKTQKEGLRLISVYHSHPETPARPSEEDIRLAFDPNVSYIIVSLAGEVPDMKSFIIKNKTVEKEEINII; translated from the coding sequence ATGATAAAAATCCCACAAAGCGTGTACGATGAAATCGTCGCACATGCGCTAAAAGATGCCCCGATTGAAGCGTGTGGTTATCTTGCTGGGATCAATGGCGAAGTGAAATACGCCATCCCTATGAAAAATACGGATGCAAGCAATGAACACTTCAGCTTTGATCCACAAGAGCAGTTTGACGCGTTTAAAAAGACGCAAAAAGAGGGTCTTAGACTCATTTCTGTCTACCACTCTCACCCAGAAACACCTGCTCGTCCGAGCGAGGAAGACATTCGTTTAGCGTTTGATCCTAATGTCAGTTATATTATCGTCTCACTTGCAGGCGAAGTTCCTGATATGAAGTCATTTATTATTAAAAATAAAACGGTTGAAAAAGAAGAAATTAACATTATTTAA
- a CDS encoding response regulator transcription factor, whose product MKILLLEDDPILSEIIEEFLVEHGLHVKLFYDGKEALDAIFEGKFDILVLDINVPSLSGFELLKTLKEANIATPTIFITSLDQISDVKKGFALGAEDYLKKPFELEELLVRIQRTKKLHHIEENALLKLASNISYDPQNYQIVTPETLYKLRKKEAQLLEYFISHQNRMLSFEEIIEEVWRFDEVPTYATVRTYIKNLRSYGLEGLIENIKGVGYRFKCL is encoded by the coding sequence ATGAAAATCCTACTCCTAGAAGATGACCCTATTTTAAGCGAGATAATTGAAGAGTTTTTAGTCGAACATGGTTTACATGTAAAGCTCTTTTACGATGGCAAAGAAGCGCTTGATGCCATTTTTGAGGGCAAGTTTGACATCTTGGTTTTGGACATCAACGTCCCAAGCCTGAGCGGTTTTGAGCTTTTAAAAACGCTTAAAGAGGCGAATATCGCCACGCCTACTATCTTCATCACGTCACTCGATCAAATCAGCGATGTGAAAAAAGGCTTTGCGTTGGGAGCGGAAGATTACCTCAAAAAACCGTTTGAGCTTGAAGAGCTTTTGGTTCGCATACAGCGCACGAAAAAGTTGCATCACATCGAAGAAAATGCGCTTTTAAAACTCGCTTCAAACATCAGTTACGATCCGCAGAACTATCAGATCGTAACACCTGAGACGTTGTACAAACTTCGCAAAAAAGAGGCGCAGCTTTTGGAGTATTTTATTTCCCATCAAAACCGCATGCTCAGTTTTGAAGAGATCATCGAAGAGGTGTGGCGCTTTGATGAAGTGCCGACCTATGCGACGGTGCGCACCTACATCAAAAACTTGCGCAGTTACGGACTTGAAGGTCTTATAGAGAATATCAAAGGAGTTGGTTATCGCTTTAAGTGCCTATGA
- the sodC gene encoding superoxide dismutase family protein: MVKKFAVALMVAALPFALFAAETKVSLNLATTDGVGEKIGDITISETKYGLLFTPSLKGVPAGIHGFHVHANPSCEPSKAADGKVTPAGAAGGHFDPKATNAHKGPYSDDGHLGDLPALYADANGEITTPVLAPRLTSLDQIKKHALMLHAGGDNHSDHPAMLGGGGARVACGIIK; this comes from the coding sequence ATGGTCAAAAAATTTGCAGTAGCCCTCATGGTAGCAGCTCTGCCTTTCGCTCTTTTTGCAGCTGAGACCAAAGTATCACTTAATCTTGCAACGACTGATGGCGTTGGTGAGAAAATCGGTGACATTACCATTAGTGAAACAAAATATGGACTCCTTTTTACACCTTCTTTAAAAGGCGTTCCAGCAGGTATTCATGGTTTCCATGTCCATGCGAACCCTAGTTGTGAACCCTCAAAAGCAGCCGATGGTAAAGTAACTCCTGCAGGAGCGGCAGGTGGACACTTCGACCCAAAAGCGACCAATGCACACAAAGGTCCTTACAGTGATGATGGTCACTTAGGCGATCTTCCTGCACTTTATGCCGATGCAAATGGTGAAATCACGACGCCTGTTCTTGCTCCAAGACTGACGTCATTGGATCAAATTAAAAAACACGCCTTGATGCTTCACGCAGGTGGAGACAACCACTCTGACCATCCAGCAATGCTTGGCGGTGGCGGTGCTCGCGTTGCATGCGGCATTATCAAATAG
- a CDS encoding DUF2061 domain-containing protein, translated as MVEHKKRSIAKAISWRTLGTVDTMLISFIVTGSPLAAVSIGAFELITKTALYYFHERAWNKIDFGRAKKEPEYQI; from the coding sequence ATGGTAGAGCACAAAAAACGCAGTATCGCTAAAGCAATCTCTTGGAGAACACTCGGAACGGTTGACACCATGTTGATCAGTTTTATCGTCACGGGAAGCCCACTTGCCGCCGTCTCTATTGGGGCATTTGAGTTGATTACTAAAACAGCTTTGTATTATTTTCATGAAAGAGCATGGAATAAAATCGATTTTGGTCGAGCGAAAAAAGAGCCAGAGTATCAAATATGA
- a CDS encoding HesA/MoeB/ThiF family protein, with protein MRDFSDEELERYSRHIILQDVGIEGQEKIANSKVLVIGAGGLGSPVALYLAAAGVGEIGIVDGDVVDLSNLQRQVIHATADIGVPKVLSAKAKMEAINPNVKVTVYQKFLDASNILDIVKGYDFVIDGTDNFSAKFLINDACILANVPYSHGGILRFGGQTMTIKPHESACYACVFDSPPPANAIPTCSSAGILGAVAGMLGTIQAAEALKYIVGVGEPLYNRLLTFDAKTMNFRNVNFKKNPKCRVCGGEGIKEIRDYEAVVCEAKL; from the coding sequence GTGAGAGATTTTAGCGATGAAGAATTAGAGCGTTATTCACGTCACATCATCCTCCAAGATGTGGGTATTGAAGGGCAAGAGAAAATTGCTAACTCTAAAGTTTTAGTCATTGGTGCGGGTGGGCTTGGCTCTCCTGTAGCACTTTACTTAGCCGCAGCAGGTGTGGGCGAAATCGGCATCGTGGATGGCGATGTCGTCGATCTTTCAAACCTTCAACGTCAAGTCATTCATGCCACAGCAGATATTGGGGTTCCTAAAGTACTTTCGGCTAAAGCGAAAATGGAAGCGATTAACCCGAATGTTAAAGTCACCGTGTACCAAAAGTTTTTAGATGCTTCCAACATTTTGGACATCGTCAAAGGCTATGACTTTGTCATCGATGGAACCGACAATTTCTCGGCAAAATTTTTGATTAACGATGCGTGTATCTTGGCAAATGTACCTTATTCTCACGGTGGTATTTTGCGTTTTGGCGGACAAACGATGACGATTAAGCCACACGAGAGTGCGTGTTATGCGTGTGTGTTTGACAGCCCTCCTCCAGCCAATGCGATTCCTACATGTTCAAGTGCCGGTATATTGGGCGCGGTTGCTGGCATGCTTGGAACCATCCAAGCCGCAGAAGCTTTAAAATACATCGTCGGTGTGGGTGAACCACTCTACAACAGACTCTTAACCTTTGATGCCAAAACGATGAACTTTAGAAATGTGAATTTCAAGAAAAACCCTAAATGTCGCGTCTGTGGTGGAGAGGGAATCAAAGAGATACGAGATTACGAAGCCGTTGTCTGTGAGGCAAAGCTATGA
- a CDS encoding sulfate adenylyltransferase subunit 1, with protein MQRLNIVITGHVDHGKSTLIGRLLADTDSLPQGKLESVKKMCENNARPFEYAFLLDALADEQKQGITIDSARVFFQSKKREYIIIDAPGHIEFLKNMISGASRAEAALLLIDAKEGVAENSKRHGMLLSLLGIKQVAIVVNKMDLVNFSEIAFTKLKVEYSEYLATLGIKSDIFIPISAREGVNLIEHSASTPWYKGPTVLEILDSFKSVEEKENDDFRMPLQDVYKFTRDNDDRRIYAGTVTSGELNVGDEVVFYPSLKRSKVASIESFNTEVKTSVKESEAIGFTLQTQIYVRNGDVVARADQSAPKVSNRFEANLFWLGAKPLELDKPYKIKIGSAQSTIYLEEIKRVIDGDTLDRADEPSVGRHEAACVIFRVHDLVAMEQFGENQKLGRFVIVDEYDIAGGGIITEVLEQYTTRRTKALHVNDVLVDKAGESAEFEEELFALLRKHFPHQFN; from the coding sequence ATGCAAAGACTCAATATTGTCATCACAGGACACGTCGACCACGGTAAAAGTACGCTCATTGGGCGTCTGCTTGCCGACACTGACTCATTGCCACAAGGAAAACTAGAGAGCGTGAAAAAGATGTGTGAAAACAACGCACGTCCGTTTGAGTACGCTTTCTTGCTTGACGCTTTAGCCGATGAGCAAAAACAAGGCATTACGATAGACAGTGCGCGCGTCTTTTTTCAGAGTAAAAAACGTGAATACATCATCATCGATGCCCCTGGTCACATCGAATTTTTGAAAAACATGATCAGTGGAGCGTCTCGTGCGGAGGCGGCTTTACTTCTCATTGACGCCAAAGAGGGTGTGGCTGAAAACTCTAAACGTCATGGAATGCTTCTTTCCCTTTTGGGCATCAAACAAGTGGCGATTGTGGTCAATAAAATGGACTTGGTCAACTTTAGTGAAATCGCGTTTACAAAACTGAAAGTCGAGTACAGCGAATACCTTGCAACGCTGGGCATTAAAAGCGACATTTTTATCCCAATCAGCGCAAGAGAAGGTGTAAACCTCATCGAGCATTCTGCTTCGACTCCTTGGTATAAAGGACCAACCGTTTTAGAAATTTTAGATAGTTTCAAAAGCGTGGAAGAAAAAGAGAATGATGACTTTAGAATGCCATTACAAGATGTTTATAAATTTACACGTGACAATGATGACCGTCGAATTTATGCGGGAACCGTAACCAGTGGCGAGCTCAATGTGGGTGATGAAGTGGTTTTTTACCCTTCTTTGAAACGCTCTAAAGTTGCAAGCATCGAGAGCTTTAACACCGAAGTCAAAACGAGTGTCAAAGAGAGTGAAGCGATTGGTTTTACGCTTCAAACACAAATTTACGTACGAAACGGTGACGTGGTAGCCAGAGCTGATCAAAGTGCGCCAAAAGTGAGTAACCGTTTTGAAGCCAACCTCTTTTGGTTAGGCGCAAAGCCGTTGGAACTCGATAAACCGTACAAAATTAAGATTGGTTCGGCGCAAAGTACGATCTATCTTGAAGAGATCAAACGCGTCATTGATGGCGATACGTTAGACCGCGCTGATGAACCAAGTGTAGGACGTCATGAAGCGGCGTGTGTTATCTTTAGAGTACACGATCTTGTAGCGATGGAGCAATTTGGCGAGAACCAGAAGTTAGGTCGTTTTGTGATCGTTGATGAATATGACATCGCAGGCGGTGGCATCATCACTGAGGTGCTAGAGCAGTACACCACACGTCGTACAAAAGCTTTACATGTAAATGATGTTTTGGTCGACAAAGCAGGCGAAAGTGCAGAGTTTGAAGAGGAGCTTTTTGCACTTCTTCGCAAACATTTTCCCCATCAATTTAATTAA